GAAGATGCGCTGGCTCGACAAGCTCGTGGACGAGCTCGCCCGCGGCAAGAAGCTGACGAGCATCCTGCGCGGCTGACCCGGCGCTCGCCTCGACACCGCTCGCCTCGACACCGCTCGCCTCGACACCGCTCGCCTCGACACCGTGCGCCGCACGCCGTCGTTCCGCGCGGCGCACGCCTCGGTGCCGGACGGGGCGCCGCCGTCCGGGAGCCTGGAGTCTCGTGACCGTCTCCACCGCGTCAGAGCACGCCACCACGTCCACGACCACGACCGCCCCGGAGCGGCCCGCCACGGGCCGGGGGCTCGACCGTTACCGCGCCGCCGGCGTCGCGGCCGCCTTCGGTGCCGGCCTCGTCTCCGCGGTCCAGAGCCGCGTCAACGGCTCGTTCGGTGCCGCCCTCGGCAACGGCTTCCTCGCCGCGACCATCAACTTCGCGTCCGCGCTGGTGATCCTCGGGGTGCTCGTCGCGCTCAGCCCCAAGGCCCGGGTCGCGCTGACCCGGGTGTGGGACAGCCTGCGCGCGGGGCGCAAGCGCACCAGCGACGCGATGCGCGCCCTGCATCCGGGCGTCCCCGGCATCGGCCGCCTGCGCTGGTTCCAGGTCATCGGCGGTGCCGCCGGCGGTCTGTTCGTCACGGCGCAGGGCGTCACGGTCAGCTCGCTCGGCGTCGCGCTGTTCGTCGTCGCGGTGACGGCGGGCCAGTCGGTGAGCTCGCTGTTCTGCGACCTGTTCGGCTTTGCCCCCGGCGGCCGTCGCCCCATCACGCTCGGCCGTGCGGTCGGGCCGGCGCTCGCCGTCGTCGCCGTCGTCGTGGCCAACTGGGGCAACCTCGGCTCGGCGCAGAACCTGGGCCTGGTGGCCCTG
The Xylanimonas cellulosilytica DSM 15894 DNA segment above includes these coding regions:
- a CDS encoding DMT family transporter; translated protein: MTVSTASEHATTSTTTTAPERPATGRGLDRYRAAGVAAAFGAGLVSAVQSRVNGSFGAALGNGFLAATINFASALVILGVLVALSPKARVALTRVWDSLRAGRKRTSDAMRALHPGVPGIGRLRWFQVIGGAAGGLFVTAQGVTVSSLGVALFVVAVTAGQSVSSLFCDLFGFAPGGRRPITLGRAVGPALAVVAVVVANWGNLGSAQNLGLVALPVVAGVFVAAQHAVNGRVETTASHAPYIDRIDRGAGALAATFVNFLAGTVALLAVLVVSLLIQGLPTDGFPTTWWMYTGGALGVVFIGTAAAVVHRIGALLLALSLIAGQITGALLLDLAAGGTPAPATLVGVALTFAAITVPALTTRAR